ATACGGCTTCTCCTCGAAGCGACAGGCTGCCGCCTGTCGTCGGGGACACTTGGTGTTGGTGCCCGATGATCCCAAAGCGAGGGGCAACTCTGTTGTCagcggcacttggtgctggtgtgGCACCGCCGGTTGAAACGTCGCGTCGTTTGATCAAGCTAAGTACAATTTTGTGCGTTGTGTGTGAAGAAAAGTGTAAATTTAAAACCACGATTTTGTGGTATTGtttctatgaaaaagtttttgtgagggtaatcataaaagattttaattagttagataaaccacgtgttgtggtataatttatttggataagaataagtctagttagaggtcagattggccgaacggtttttgataaagtatatgtaggtgtgaaatcatttagaacgttatgatataccgaaacaaaaaggtttgcttttaagaaatcgcaccgtacttacagctcaaaacttgaagaaattaacttattctgattaattcaacttaaacataaactatatttatttattttgcttcttaaaataattcaactatttgtcttttcttaaaacaacacaagagATTATCCATCCGTTCTTAAAACAACGCAAAGCAGATTgcctactcaagtatttttttttctactcagtgacgttattataacatttaacatttttttttaataaataaggattaagattaccaaactgtttccacatacaaattaataataataataatacaactacaaattctttgagatttcttacattaattttattcttaactctataatattattataacttcgcttaagaataattccccttaaatatagtttgttttatttaatcttcttttgtcgaaatatctcatttcaaaagtattttctttttaataaaatattcttattgttcccacatatcagcaataaactttgaggttaggttgaacctgattttattttatcttattattttgacaaaccaatcaagtaaataggaacctatttttttttcaattggtcatccaacaaaaaaataataatacgtcccacattttattttaggaaatacctacgttacaacgtgttattaatttattcctgttttgagtttgtttgatatacatacaaatcaaataaagaacatatttattcaagcggtagtaaaaaaaaaaaactggagatCATAGGAGTAAACCAAAACCTGTTTGTACATTTGGCGTTCCTCAGGGATCAATATAAGCCCTTTGTTATTCCTGATCTATATTGATAGTATAAATGAAATAGGTTTAAAAGGAAACATACTGTTGTACGCTGATGatacatgtttattttactatggcaactcaatacacacaatcatcacagatgcacaaaatgacttaatactactcaataaatggtttcaataatataacctacttacaataatacctcaaaaaaaaaaaaaaaaaaaaccatatgctacattacatagttacatataaatataactacaatatattttcatactaaattcacatacatgactataaaaataaaaataaaatacaaacatataaacatttttaaatatacgtgtCGCACTGGTGATGCAGTGCTGTCGTGACTCAGAGAATGACTTTTTCAGAATcgacgaaaaactgattattcACTTCCTGTTATAGATTATAAAAAGTGAATActttataaggtttataaataatattaacgcaattatcatttactaattatttcaaagttacaggtagtaactgtaattcgcaatttttgagttaagactgtattgctaaaaaaaaaaaaagttttcagaaagagtaattatttttagttgtatagttattgctgaaattttttgagttactataaataatggttgactttttccttatggttttgagtataattttgtagttacaacaattatttaatttagttttaagttttatagttccctccaaaaaaaaataattttcacattcaGGTTTGGACATTGATGAATAAAACCAGATAATCAAGAAAATTCAATCagataatcagtttttatttataaaaagtaataatttgatttcaacaatttctgcctttttcaacaaaaaaaaaaaaccttccaaaacaataaacaaaatttgtcttgaatacaaaaaaaaaaacagagccaatcaaaatattttttttttaacttaaataatcagctattgttgtaactgcacagtaattgtacgtagtcactaaattggagctaggcaaaattaaataatagtatttctataataatagtatgcttaaactagttttacatcagtctgtttctaataattagcatcaacaatattttttacagcaatatttttttattttttttaagtacttaaaatcaacCAGTCAAACTTCGCAAGTAAGATTCATAATAGGTCCTGGGAATCATATTTTGGAGCATATCGAGCAGTTCTTtcgtcttttaatatttttgtttaattgtttatgctggtgtcaaagcaacagaaaaataacgtttggtttccagcttcacattaaaattactaccccactggtcacaatttaattcacattaaaattacttactaaaccaataagggtgtcttaagtgaaaatactattttaaatttcatttctgtgaatcgataatagtgtaataactagaaatacacCTACACACTAGAAATATCTATAACTAAAGATGATGAAATATTGGTTAGGGTATCacgacagttagtcagtcactcaaatttgacatgttttgggttgcgacagtgtgtcgtcggtgcgatatatgtatacatttatatatactataaaccctatacttactataatacatatgtaatacatacacataggtacagatattataactattatactactaccaagccgtttctagtaatccgtgttttgccaattctatttctacccactttattttgtataaaatcgcagtggatgtgtggataagatacctactgtttatttgttaaatttctcatgtaagtgaatttatttcttagtgagaataaagttctttaaccgtaataGTAGTAACCGTATACATATTAACATTGGGGAACATTCTTTGGcaacaacaaagaaaacatattctattctactctgatttcggtctgacgtctggctatcctggtttttatgacagtaacattgacattgaatcattgaatatcgttttgtgaatgaagcaatcttatatttttttttatgtcggtacttttgttgccgctgttcatttaagttcactggctgcattttctatttttatatgtacttcgggaacgaagtacttatcaagatggccgaatggtaataaaacatactaataatttatgctaaatgacagaacagaggaagaaaaaaaaaaatatgctcaatggatacaaaatgttaagactcacaatgtgacaaaatgttaagactcccgaatgtagcaaccaaaaaaaaaaaaaaaaaaaaaaaaaaaaaaaaaaaaaaaaaaaatccaatgattatccccgaatgggacaaatgttattattcccgtatggaacggatgttattattcccaaaggggacattttttttattcccgtatgaaacggatgttattattcccaaaggggacaatttttattattcaaacatataaaacaaagggagttaggttagttaggtctgcctggcactaatcattgcccttttcattggtcgggtaatgttagacggctcgacttgacagtgctggtattacaccattggtgtgatacatcttattggtgataattcagtaatgtcctggtacgagacccatttatgggggcggcagacagttagctaggtagttaggctgcccggcactaatcattactagacccaaaaaaaaaaaaaaacaaaaaaaaaaaaaggggttagtaatgttagacggcttgttcggacggtaccagtaagtagcgaggtctaggtaatgacctctactgggcaagagtctagtacaagacccatttatggggcggcagcggttaggccagttagttaggctgcctggcactaatcattactagtaccaataaaaaataaaaaaaataaagagttaaaaaatattggttagtaatgttagacggcttgttcggacggtgccagtaagtagcgaggtctagtaataacctctactgggcaagagtctagtacaagacccatttatggggaggcagcggttaggccagttagttaggctgcccggcactaatcattactagtaccaataaaaaaaaaaaacaaacaaacgaataaaaaaaaaaattggttagtaatgttagacggcttgttcggacggtgccagtaagtagcgaggtgtagtaatgacctctactgggcaagagtctagtacaagacccatttatgggggggcagcggttaggccagttagttagggctgctggcactaatcattactagtaccaattaaaaaaaaaaaaaaaaaaaaaaaaaatgttaaaaaatattggttggtaatgttagacggcttgttcggacggtgccagtaagtagcgaggtctagtaatgacctctactgggcaagagtctagtacaagaccccttgctttaaaaaactaataataataaaaaaaaaaactatacatattatacaaaaaaaaataatttttaaacattaaattatggggcgcagccagttagggacagttaaactaggtagctgtagcttatagatctttttagcttatagatcttccttagcttatagatctttttagcttacagttattttttttatttagctcttagctagatttttttcttttctttctaatttccctatgtacttcgggaacgaagtacttgtcagtatggccgtgttatattacgataaaattggatacataattattatgctagaattgacccaatcataaacttggagtctacaataaatatttgtagtaataatttaaacagaatcgttatcccgcgacaggatatcaacgtcaatgttacccaacccgaaaggttatgatttagtagtgtattatattctttattgttgtccaatttaatatctaggaatgtgacaatacgaaaaataatattatgtaaattatcgatacatatgacttattatttattgtaaagtaaatactgacaacatactaggattgacaggatatggctggatttaaaatacagttgtatatagaaattatgtgaaataatatgtaaatcatcaatagagtatggcattaattaatgtagtaaaacaataataagtaaaccgtcaatacatgttgcaaataatattatttaagtaaattaataataatgtcaacaatctcaatgttggtacaatggtacctaccattgtaccaacataaataattattaaagatgtCATGTGACGGTGGCCTGTGGTTTGTTTACAATGGAGAGAGGATAAAAACGGGACACACATCGATAAAGGGACCAGTCTCGTATTATAACTCCTCGTGTTAACTACAGCCTTAGTCTAGTGAAGTGATGTGACTTCAGAGTAAACAAAGGCGACAGAgttactaaagttaagtattcttatattttattgtaatcacttgccttataaaggtttagttattataaccatgtaccaaatatgtttagatattatgttatgtattgtggaatgttgtaatgcttttaaaagatgtgtgttgtggagtttctttgcccatttcttctccacaacgaaacacctttggaaacgggtggtagattcattttaatatgaaatagacctatgctgagaaatacaacaaaatacagataggtctataaagattaaagtattaaagatctttcaataaatgattaattattattcgacttggttggttttacttctgtatttataacctaccctcttgtgctatttattttatacattgagataaaagtaaacactaggttgttagcttctaattattatagaagcctgtttagatgattagggttcttactttgaaataatacagcagatgctttgcttgatttttaattacttagtatttggccttacctgacaaataattgataaatgataactttcattagtaatcattggatttaatttatcatcacagataatacagcagatgctttgcttgattttaataacttaatattggccttacctgacaaaatttacaactacctacatttcaattaataattgatagatgataactttgattagtcatcattagatgttattagccatcactattaaagcccactgtcttaacttctctctcttctttatacaaaaatctcacacaggtaataagtgatttattttattgtgtgaaTAAGTCTAAAGCGATTTGAAAAttgagatgtttttttttttgtgttttaaaccTGTTCATTAATATCCATTTATGGAGTTAATTATGGAAGTACCCACCACCTTCAAAAGATAATTTACGAAAAGGATAAAGGAACAAAATGAAACTTTGCTGAGATAGgagtgatttttttaatctaccCGTATTTCATCGAGTTCCATGTTTTGATCTTTCCGTGTTACTAACGTCTCTAACCGATCTACGTagctaaccgattttgaaactataaataattaagtatgttaaaATCTAACGCAATAACATCTATTTCTAAGTAATGTGTGTTTTTCATCTACCCGCATTACATTGATTTACATGGTCAAAATGTTCAATTCGTCCTTTTTTTTTCGTTCTTTCATATCGAGGACGATGATGTGCCGCAAGCCTCAGCCTGGAAGTGCGGCCAGAGACGCAGCCGCCGGTGTGACCGGAGTACAGCCGGGAACACGGCTGGCAACGCGGCCAGAAGCGCGGCCTCCACGCCGCGATGCGACTGGGAGCGCAGCCGGCAGGACAGCTGGGCGGTGCAGCCGGGAGCGCAAACGTCGGCGCGGCCAGAAGCGCGATCGCTGGTGCGGCCTGGAGCGCGACCGTTGACGCGGCCGCTGGCACGGCCaggagcgcggccgggagcacggccgtcggcgcggccagaAGTGCGGCCGCCGGCGCGGCCGGGAGCTcggccgccggtgcagccgggagcgcggccgtcggtgcggctgggagcgcggccgggagcacggccgttggcgcagccgggagtgcggccgggagcgcggccgtcggtgcggccgggagtgcggccgtcggcgcggctgggagcgcggccgccggtgcagctgggagcgcggccgggagcacggccgttggcgcagccgggagtgcggccgggagcgcggccgtcggcgcggctgggagcgcggccgtcgatgcggctgggagcgcggccgggagcacggacgttggcgcagccgggagtgcggccgggagcgcggccgtcggtgcggccgtcggcgcggctgggagcgcggccgccggtgcagccgggagcgcggccgtcggtacggccgggagtgcggccgttggcgcggccgggagagcggccgtcggtacggccgggagtgcggccgtcggcgcggccggGTGCGCGGCCGTTGGtacggccgggagtgcggccgtcggcgcggccgttggcgcggccgggagcgcggccgttgGTGTGGCCGTGGGCGCGGCCGGAAGCGCAGCCGCCGGTGCGGCCGGGGACGCGACCGTcaggcgcggctgagagcgcggaggtcggcgcggctgagagcgcggccgtcggcgcggctgagagcgcggccgtcggcgcggctgagagcgcggccgtcggcgtgGCTGAgcgcgcggccgtcggcgcggccgaGAGCTCGGCCGCCGCGGTGCGGCTGGTAGTCCAACCAGAGCAACCGAGGGAAGCAGAAAAGTCTGCTAATTCAAATGGTGATAATTGTGCATCGATGTAAACATGTTAATATGAGTTATATAGATTTCATGAGGCTCATGAGTTTTGTAGATTTATCAATGATCAATCTCCAAAACTGCattatgatgaaaataaaataatctctaaatttgaTTCAACAACAAAAGTTAATGAGTGTGCTAGATTtacctcagaagtatagagacaatagagtcaggaatcacctactgagagcctaaaccttagttcgttatcaaaaagctagggcgtggttgaaggtagaaaacaaaataaaagattgtataaggaaataaactgttttattcagggaaaagtccctccaaatcaaagtttatctttaccattaattattgctttatcattatataatttattatttcctttaagaaaaatctaccgccagttcgaaaaagcatatctaccgagagaaagaactggcaagaaaaaactcggcggtgtctattcacaattattgaaaaatagatacaactatggtaggtattaccataacatatccaacccacatagggtataagcataaactattacaaaggaataccagatgtataacaaattacacattaaccaacacataaaacaacatacatagtataacaatagaaatataaaatcaacaatattcgtacctgtaggtatgtcacagcttcttattaaaaataggaaaattaatgatttctaccgtcaaagcagagccatttataggctgggattaactcccaccctctgtataaaaatatagtgataccatgtaaagattaaattcaatagagtcaatagagtttaaactctactaaatttatatactttaaataccacattatactctatttaaatctacaattactttatttctaaaatataataaaatctttattatgttttgccatgtaagtaccatagatttgccatttataatctgttaattgttctgtcacgtctgtagtattttgtctatcattttgacgtgcctctgtttacaaatataatatctatggtttagaattaattcttaagcaaaatctaaagagtttagtagcaatttcaagaaataaatagcaactctaaccatttatcttatacggccaaactgacaattgcttcgttctcgaagcaataaaataaaaacaaacaattcgttaagtaaataaagttgttaaacaacatcaaaacatttttttcaaacaacatgtctgtggccaccataaaataaaataaaacatgttcaaaatcACCACACAGTTTGCTCTAAAAAATACAAGatatatttttctcgccacagcacatattatgtttccaaacaagatatcctttaaccccattggttttaaaccaatatcaaaaaatatttttaacaccactggtattaaagcgatattataaaaata
This genomic stretch from Maniola hyperantus chromosome 2, iAphHyp1.2, whole genome shotgun sequence harbors:
- the LOC138403625 gene encoding transcriptional regulatory protein AlgP-like; its protein translation is MRLGAQPAGQLGGAAGSANVGAARSAIAGAAWSATVDAAAGTARSAAGSTAVGAARSAAAGAAGSSAAGAAGSAAVERPSVRPGVRPSARPGARPLVRPGVRPSARPLARPGARPLVWPWARPEAQPPVRPGTRPSGAAESAEVGAAESAAVGAAESAAVGAAESAAVGVAERAAVGAAESSAAAVRLVVQPEQPREAEKSANSNGDNCASM